The proteins below come from a single Diabrotica undecimpunctata isolate CICGRU unplaced genomic scaffold, icDiaUnde3 ctg00000657.1, whole genome shotgun sequence genomic window:
- the LOC140431338 gene encoding uncharacterized protein, giving the protein MHIKQVIKQSDDLMHIIKKLSKIIFDKFTERDRKVWTRRLNSQIFRCSKVIKNNRLSVGTVRKLQTYIGHFKHFRQIILNFNNKYVGLGLNSKLRNRVKWENVISCFASRIKTGVIVNLVHKDLTQFLNDCYIIFSRKIKIILKTNRILKVNTTFCGEFIKKSSDTESLDLKYFNTKNAIIDTSTDLHLWFSENVKDKIFTKLSEFAEKDSGAALSKVISLEVNINKVEIGNGSSFIDLPIEIQKKRACINVHNVDQACFYWSIVSALYPVNKNAGRVSKYPHYSTVLQTDKLESPMPLGQISKFEKSNAISVNVFALELNVVKDKQFYEVVPARLTPQKMEKHVNLLLIQDKYFPKLNDYDAPPEDDDDQTEIRLHYCWIKDLGKLVRSQLNKNTRKKYICDRCLNYFHSESKLAEHEEMCSDVNKCKMTVPKYDHVAFRNFTYKQTTPFIVYADFECQLHNFTDSNVSLSKTAKYQKHVPFSAGYYLKCAYDDSLSYFNSYRGENCMEWFAKEMAEISKFVNSKIKTIVPMVEKPNTNMATVCHICGKRFLATDTIVVDHDHFTGQVRGFAHQACNLNFKKLFVVPIVFHNFSGYDSHFMIIDLCKHGHLSLLPINKEKYISFTLQSDEHQIKLRFIDSLRFMGASLDELASLLDISEKKILKREFSQLDNDTFNLLTCKGVFCYDYIDSLEKLDETSLPTINHFYNKLNNEYISEEKYAHAQNVWQKFNCKNLGEYSDLYLKTDILLLADVFEQFRQKCRDTYKLDPAWYYTMPGYTWDCMLRYTQCKLELLKDVDMILFMEKAIRGGISVCSNRYSEANNKYISSYDPTRPSKYILYLDVNNLYGWAMSEALPIGGFKWIEDVTKFGVGNLPEGHIDIMSIQDDAKEGYFFQVDLEYPRELHDKHKDFPFAAEHRIPPGSKLPKLIPTLYHKTKYIMHYRNLKQALANGLILTKIHKVLKFNQSAWLRPYINLNTQLRAKATSSFEKNLYKLMNNAVFGKTLQNQRRHRIVKLCKKWHGRYGAKNLIASSRFHSRTIFSENLVAIELKKSEVCFNKPLYIGAAILDISKLCMYDFHYNFMLPTMGEKNCSLLYMDTDSFIYELQCSDAYREVLKAHPSKFDTSDYAENNPYEIERLNKKIPGLMKDEANGKIITHFIGLRSKMYTFKLQITDEEREKERQRLERKQLNKERIECDLGNLGITKKAKGVKYNVVRNKITYEDYEKCLKEFKIQTASQRCIRSYQHSVFSIEQSKTALSPYDDKRYLIPKSFNTLPWGHYLVE; this is encoded by the coding sequence ATGCATATAAAACAAGTGATTAAACAGTCTGATGATTTGATGCACATTATTAAAAAgcttagtaaaataattttcgataaattcactgaaagagatcgtaaagtttggacaagacggttaaatagtcaaatttttagatgtagtaaagtaattaaaaacaatagactatccgtaggaacagttagaaaattgcaaacttacataggacattttaagcattttagacaaattattttaaatttcaataataagtacgttgggttggggcttaattcaaaattacgcaatagagttaaatgggaaaatgtTATTTCGTGTTTTGCTAGTCGAATTAAAACTGGAGTTATAGTTAATTTAGTGCATAAGGACTTAACACAGTTCCTAaatgattgttatattatttttagtagaaaaattaaaattattttaaaaacaaatagaattcttaaagtcaatactacattttgcggcgaattcattaaaaaatcgagtgataccgaaagtttagatttaaaatattttaacactaaaaatgctattatagacacatcgaccgatttacatctttggtttagtgaaaatgttaaggataaaatatttacaaagctgtctgaatttgcagaaaaagatTCGGGTGCTGCTCTGTCTAAAGTAATCTCATTAGAAGTCAATATTAATAAAGTAGAAATAGGAAACGGTTCATCGTTCATTGACTTGCCAATAGAGATTCAGAAAAAACGAGCGTGCATTAATGTGCATAACGTTGATCAGGCTTGTTTTTATTGGTCAATAGTTAGCGCTCTGTATCCTGTTAACAAAAATGCTGGACGAGTTTCGAAATATCCACATTATTCTACTGTTTTGCAAACAGACAAATTAGAAAGCCCAATGCCATTAggccaaatttcaaaatttgaaaaatcaaaCGCCATATCTGTCAATGTGTTTGCATTAGAATTAAACGTAGTGAAGGACAAACAATTTTATGAAGTAGTACCTGCCAGACTGACaccgcaaaagatggaaaagcatGTTAATTTGCTCCTAATACAGGATAAATATTTCCCAAAGTTAAACGATTACGATGCTCCTCCAGAAGATGATGATGATCAGACTGAAATACGCCttcattattgttggattaaagaTTTAGGAAAATTAGTAAGATCACAATTGAACAAAAACacacgtaaaaaatatatttgcgatcgttgtttaaactattttcacaGCGAAAGCAAACTAGCAGAGCACGAAGAAATGTGTTCAGATGTGAATAAATGCAAAATGACTGTTCCCAAATATGACCATGTGGCTTTTCGCAATTTTACATACAAACAAACAACTCCGTTTATAGTTTATGCTGATTTTGAATGCcaattacataattttacagATTCAAATGTCTCATTGAGTAAAACagcaaaatatcagaaacatgtaccttttagtgcaggttattatttgaaatgtgcttacgatgatagtttatcttattttaatagctatagaggtgaaaattgcatggagtggttcgcaaaagaaatggccgaaatttccaaatttgtaaattccaaaataaagacaattgtACCTATGGTCGAAAAGCCCAACACAAATATGGCAACTGTTTGCCATATTTGTGGCAAACGCTTTTTGGCTACAGATACAATTGTTGTAGATCACGATCATTTTACGGGACAAGTACGGGGATTTGCGCACCAAGCATGtaatttgaactttaaaaaattgtttgtcgtCCCAATCGTATTTCATAATTTTAGTGGCTACGACTCGCATTTTATGATTATAGATCTTTGCAAGCATGGGCACTTGAGCTTACTTcccattaataaagaaaaatatatttcatttacattacaatctgacgaacatcaaattaaattacgatttattGATTCACTTAGATTTATGGGAGCTTCACTCGATGAATTGGCATCTCTTTTAGATATATCagaaaagaagattttaaaacgagaatttagtcaattagataatgatacatttaatttgttaacttgtaaaggagtattttgttacgattatattgatagtttggaaaaattggatgaaacttctttacccacaattaaccatttttataataagttaaataatgaatacattagtgaagagaagtatgctcatgcccaaaatgtttggcagaaatttaattgtaaaaatttgggaGAATATAGCGATTTGTATTTGAAAACAGATATTCTGCTGTTGGCTGATGTGTTTGAGcagtttcgacaaaaatgtcgagacacaTATAAATTAGATCCAGCATGGTATTATACTATGCCAGGATACACTTGGGATTGTATGTTGAGATACACACAATGTAAATTAGAATTGCTAAAAGATGTGGATATGATCTTGTTTATGGAAAAAGCCATAAGAGGTGGGATATCTGTTTGTAGCAACAGATATTCGGAGGCCAACAACAAATACATTTCGTCGTATGATCCCACACGGCCCTCTAAGTACATCCTCTATTTAGATGTAAATAATCTGTATGGCTGGGCCATGAGTGAAGCTTTACCAATAGGAGGATTCAAGTGGATCGAAGACGTAACCAAATTTGGTGTTGGTAATCTTCCCGAAGGCCATATAGATATTATGTCAATACAGGATGATGCAAAGGAGGgctattttttccaagttgactTGGAGTATCCACGCGAATTACACGACAAacataaagattttccatttGCTGCCGAACACCGCATTCCGCCCGGTTCAAAATTGCCAAAGTTAATACCAACTTTATAtcacaaaaccaaatatattatgCATTATAGAAATCTTAAACAGGCATTAGCCAACgggttaattttaacaaaaatacataaagttttgaaatttaatcaATCTGCGTGGCTGCGACCGTACATTAACTTGAATACTCAACTTAGAGCTAAAGCAACAAGTAGCTTCGAGAAAAATCTTTACAAGCTAATGAATAATGCGGTGTTCGGAAAGACTTTACAGAATCAAAGACGTCATCGTattgtaaaattatgtaaaaagtggCATGGAAGGTACGGAGCCAAAAATTTGATTGCGAGTAGTCGATTTCACAGTCGTACGATCTTTAGCGAAAATTTGGTAGCTATCGAACTTAAGAAATCAGAAGTATGTTTTAATAAACCCCTGTATATAGGCGCAGCAATTCTAGATATATCCAAATTATGTATGTATGATTTTCACTACAACTTTATGCTTCCAACGATGGGAGAGAAAAACTGTTCATTGCTGTACATGGATACAGACAGCTTTATTTATGAATTGCAATGTTCAGATGCATATAGAGAGGTTTTAAAGGCGCATCCAAGTAAATTCGATACCTCAGACTATGCCGAAAACAACCCATACgaaatagaaaggttaaataaaaaaatccccgGATTAATGAAGGATGAGGCAAATGGGaaaataattacacattttattggattacgatcaaaaatgtacacatttaaactgcaaataactgacgaggagagggaaaaagagagacagcgtctagaaagaaaacaactaaacaaagagagaattgaatgtgacttgggaaatttgggaataacgaaaaaagcaaaaggagtgaaatataacgtcgttcgaaataaaattacgtacgaagactatgaaaaatgtcttaaagaattcaaaattcaaaccgcgagccaaagatgtattcggtcgtaccaacactcagtattcagcatcgagcaatccaaaacggctctaagtccttatgacgataagcggtacttaataccaaaatcatttaatacgcttccgtggggacattatcttgttgaataa